The nucleotide sequence CTTTTGAGCTCACGGGAAGTCCGCAAGTAGTATCGCTGAATCCAGTAATACATAAAGCCGAGAGGGATGATGAGAGCGATGAAAGGCGGCGTGGCCATCGAAATAACCACGAGCGTGAAACCAGACTTGGCCAAGTTGACGAACAACATGTTGAAAGTGCGAGCCAGGACCTCGTCAACGCGGTAGATGTCACTATATTTGACAAAAAAGCGTCCAGGGTCAGCGTCAAATCTCTTGAATAGACAGCGTGGTGATCCTACACTGTTGAACCAGTGGAGAGTTTCGAAAGCGAAGCTTACCTAGAAAACCTGTTGAGGATCCTGCCAGCGGGTGTAACATCGAAGAAAGACATGGGGGATCTGAAGATGGCCGTGGCCATGCGCTCATGCAATATCCTCGATGCCTATGTGTTTAGAACACATTGAGAGTCAGCTCGGGCTCCCAAATAAGTTATAGCCCGTCTGGTTATGGGCGGAGACGAAGAGTGACCTACCTCGATCGAGCAGAAAATCCACTGAATGAGCGTCTGCACAAGAGTGAGTAGCGAAGATCCAAAGCCGAAGAGGAAGTAGACTCCGATATATTTGCCAACGGCATCGTTGCGGCCCAGTTTAGCGTTCTCGTCACCCCAGTGCTTGAGCCAGACACTCCCACCTTATGGTGCACGATATTTAGTGTCTACCCAGAAAAAGAACACAGCAATTTGCTGAGGCTTGCATCTTGACATCATGTGAGTTTTCACTTACCGACGCTTACTGTCTGCGCAGCAATAAGAGACACGAGATAGATGCAAACAGCGACCAAGTTTGCGGTTTTGGCATATTCAGTATAGACTGTGCACGGTAGTTAGTCCAGATTCCATGGTGTCGATTTGGGGGTTATGATGGTAACCTACCGCTCCACTTCACTTTGCCCTGCTCAGAGTGTTCCTTGGCTTGCTTAGTCCGGCTTCCGTCTGCCTCTTCGTCTGTCAACTTTCCACGCGCTCCCCTGAAGCTGGCGGTACTTGGCCTTCTCAAAGTAGCCATACTGTTTTGCCTGGGCTTCCTTGTCGACGAGCCCGCCGGCTTGATGGCCTCGAGGGTCATGCTGGATTCCTGAGCCTGTTCAAGATCTTCCTTGGTTTGGCTCGTAGCTGTGGCATCAATCATGGTAGAAGTCTCGCTGTTGGAGCCACTCGAGGAAGCAGGCGAAGACGAGGCAGCGGGCTCATTCTTGCTGATAGTCTTGACAAGCTCTGCAACCAATCCCTTCATAGCCATGAGCTGATTGTATGTGCCCTTCTCGACGACCTCGCCATCGCGCAGCATACATATGTAGTCAGATTCGAGGAGAACAGGAATCGAGTTTGTGGCTAAGATGCGGGTTTTGGTTTTGAGAAGTCCGTTGGGGCCGAGGACGTTGTCGATAATGTGTCGTCCTACGTGGGAATCAACTGCTGACAAACAATCATCGAGCAAGTAAACGTCTGCCCTGGCGTAAACAGCCCGTGCTAAAGCAACCCTGGCCTTTTGACCTCCACTCAGAGAGATGCCACGCTCGCCAACAACTGTCTCGTCGCCGTCAGGCAGTACGGAGAAGTCGTCCAAAAGCGCACATGCCTTGACTGTCTGCTCGTAAAAGTTCGAGTCGTACCGATAACCAAAGACAATGTTCTCCTTGACAGTGGCGTTCATGATCCAAGATTGTTGAGCAACGTATGCAACAGAGCCATGGAGTTCCACATGGCCCTTTACCTTCCAGAGATCTCCCATTATAGATTGCAGGAAAGAAGACTTGCCGGCGCCAACCTTGCCAACGATACATGCCAAATCTCCTTTGCTGGCAGTGAAGTTCACATCACGGAGCACATGCTTGTCTTCGTGGCGGTTCCAAGAAAAGGTTCCATCGCGTACCACCACCGTATCCTCACCGATCTCCTCAACGGTTGGGTAGACGATTGTTGCGTCAGGTTGAGTCTCCTCGGCGGTGAGGTACGAATTTAGTCGGGTGACTGCAACTGTAGCTTCCACAACCGAGGTGATGACCATGGGCAGCATGGCAAGCGGGAAGGTGAGCAGGTTGAATAGGGCTAGTTTTCACACCGTTAGCTTTGATCGCCACAAAAGATGCCTACTTACGGCTGGATGGATTTATGCCTTACCGAGAGCAGGGAAGACAATGTCTGAGGTCAAGGGTCGGTCCTGTGTCAGCACAAAGACAGTAAAAGTCAGGCACGACACGAGGAACGGCGAAGTGTTCCATGTGAAGTTAGCCAGAGCCTGACCGGCCCCAATTTTTCTGAGATTCTTCAGCTCGAGATCATTCCTGACGTAGTTCAGTTTGTTCATGAAGGCCGACCCCCAAGCGTATAGCTTGATACTCTTCATGTTGTTGATGATCTCGGCAATCAGGCGACTCCTGGCATCCTTGTTCTTCATTTGAGTCTTTTGAAGGCCCTTCATGTACCGCGCGATGAAACCATTGATAGGAATCATGAAGATCATAACTCCAACACCCGCCAGCATTGACCACCCAACCAACTGGTAGAGCGACAGCATGCAGATCAAGATCTGGAACGGAGCAGACCACAGCTGCTGACCAAACTGCGTCAGATCCTGCAACCTTTGAGCATCAACAGCCATGTAGTTGACGATATCTCCTGTGGTTTTCGAAGAGCGGCCTGTCATAAGACAGGGGTTAGTATATTTGTTGATTCAGTGCGAAGCTGAGTAAAATGCAGGCCGGTTATGACAAGTGGAATGGCCAAGTTTATCATCTGATTAGAAAAGATTGGGCGAGACTGTTGAAAAAAATTACTTACCTTCGTTCGAAAGCTTGAGGGATTTCCGATAGATGGCAGATGTCAGGCCGCCCTTGATCCGCATACCAGTAACGAAGGCTGATTGAAAGTATTGGTGCTAATGCATTGTTAGAAACCTGGTCAGGAAATTTACTAAAATGGCACGCAAGAAATCGAGGCTTACGATCATAGCGGTTTGGAAGATAGCGACACCAAACATAGCCATCGCAATAGCAGCACCCTTGATGATGGGCTCGCTCTGTCTCTCCTTAAACTCATACGACTCGATGAATGAAATAAGGTACCTCAGCAACTGAGGTTGAAGGAAGGCTGAGATATCGTTGCCCAACTTGAACAGAGCTGCCACAGCATAAGGGCCACCGTATGCCTTGAAAATAGCCAGCCACAAAGAGGGACCCTTTTTGCGGTTCAACTGTCCCTGCCAAGCCTTCTCGAACGCACCCCCAGTGGCTTTAGATGTGTCCTGGGTTCCCAGGGGCCACAGGTCCTCCTGGGTGATATAATTCTTGAACCCATACTTCATCATCGGAGTCATCCACGAGAACGTAAGTTGCGAGAAGATGGTCGCATACTCTGAAGGCGATTCATCGTCATCCGTGATAGCCGAATAAAAGCTCCGCTTCCTAGGCCACAACCACTCAACAAGGAAGTCGAGTGCCGAAAGACCAAAACCAACAGTGTAGACGACGAAATATTTGAGGTCGGATGCATAGACTTGTTGAGAGACCAGAGATCGAAGCTTAACAGCCAGGGAGATCAGTAGGAACAGCCAGTACAGCAGAACCACCCCGTTGGCATTTCGTTGGCGTTCGTGCTCGACCCATTGGATGGAGAAGATGACGAAGAGAGACAGGATCGTGAGCAGTGTTGTCCAGACCCTAAAGTCCCCGTAAGCAATGCTGCCATAGCTGATAATCTGGAGGATGAGTTGCGCAAAGAAATCGACGATGACG is from Pyricularia oryzae 70-15 chromosome 2, whole genome shotgun sequence and encodes:
- a CDS encoding multidrug resistance-associated protein 1, which codes for MYFEDDVAQRVLAQTGSFTGYRPLLDLGHGYLSATADTKQPLCGNAEGWGPLSPFRYDFTPCFIDVWVASVAVFGLIFGPIALWWLLTKKDAAPVGKGFQFWTKQSILVLVIVDFFAQLILQIISYGSIAYGDFRVWTTLLTILSLFVIFSIQWVEHERQRNANGVVLLYWLFLLISLAVKLRSLVSQQVYASDLKYFVVYTVGFGLSALDFLVEWLWPRKRSFYSAITDDDESPSEYATIFSQLTFSWMTPMMKYGFKNYITQEDLWPLGTQDTSKATGGAFEKAWQGQLNRKKGPSLWLAIFKAYGGPYAVAALFKLGNDISAFLQPQLLRYLISFIESYEFKERQSEPIIKGAAIAMAMFGVAIFQTAMIHQYFQSAFVTGMRIKGGLTSAIYRKSLKLSNEGRSSKTTGDIVNYMAVDAQRLQDLTQFGQQLWSAPFQILICMLSLYQLVGWSMLAGVGVMIFMIPINGFIARYMKGLQKTQMKNKDARSRLIAEIINNMKSIKLYAWGSAFMNKLNYVRNDLELKNLRKIGAGQALANFTWNTSPFLVSCLTFTVFVLTQDRPLTSDIVFPALALFNLLTFPLAMLPMVITSVVEATVAVTRLNSYLTAEETQPDATIVYPTVEEIGEDTVVVRDGTFSWNRHEDKHVLRDVNFTASKGDLACIVGKVGAGKSSFLQSIMGDLWKVKGHVELHGSVAYVAQQSWIMNATVKENIVFGYRYDSNFYEQTVKACALLDDFSVLPDGDETVVGERGISLSGGQKARVALARAVYARADVYLLDDCLSAVDSHVGRHIIDNVLGPNGLLKTKTRILATNSIPVLLESDYICMLRDGEVVEKGTYNQLMAMKGLVAELVKTISKNEPAASSSPASSSGSNSETSTMIDATATSQTKEDLEQAQESSMTLEAIKPAGSSTRKPRQNSMATLRRPSTASFRGARGKLTDEEADGSRTKQAKEHSEQGKVKWSVYTEYAKTANLVAVCIYLVSLIAAQTVSVGGSVWLKHWGDENAKLGRNDAVGKYIGVYFLFGFGSSLLTLVQTLIQWIFCSIEASRILHERMATAIFRSPMSFFDVTPAGRILNRFSSDIYRVDEVLARTFNMLFVNLAKSGFTLVVISMATPPFIALIIPLGFMYYWIQRYYLRTSRELKRLDSVSRSPIYAHFQETLGGVSTIRAFRQESRFELESEWRVDANLRAYFPSISANRWLAIRLEFIGALVILAAASFAVTYVSVGYRLSSGWVGLAMSYALQITTSLNWIVRQSVEVETNIVSVERVLEYARLPSEAPEIVHRNRPPVSWPADGAVEFVNYSTRYRPGLDLVLKNISLDIKAHEKIGVVGRTGAGKSSLTLALFRIIEADSGHISIDNVNTSSIGLLDLRRRLAIIPQDAALFEGTIRDNLDPGHVHDDTELWSVLEHARLKEHVSSMEGGLEAKVNEGGSNLSQGQRQLVSLARAMLTPSNILVLDEATAAVDVQTDALLQTTLRSSQFAHKTIITVAHRINTILDSDKVVVLDKGEVAEYGPPQELLAKKGQFYSLVKQAGLTD